A window of Eubacteriaceae bacterium ES3 contains these coding sequences:
- a CDS encoding glycosyltransferase family 2 protein, with translation MVSQIFVLLFLLGLPFLIYGLYYLLIGFFGYARHNHYQNYPPQNRIAAVIAARNEAAVIGNLVESLKHQNYPDALMDIYVIPNNCTDDTEEVARAHGAKIMTCTSEVKSKGSALSQFFKYIFSRHDHYDAFCIFDADNLVDKNFFSAMNNVLCSGEKLAQGYRDSKNPDDSWISGCQSVFYWTLNRFLNLARYRLGLSATLNGTGFMVSAELLKKEGFETFTLTEDIEFTTQCILKGYRVAWVPEAKTFDEHPLRFDQSWSQRKRWSTGTIQCFGLYSQDLLHTFLEKRDFCALDMLLFLIAPFIQVLTSIYTISSFIIMIMLYISTGIWSDALNFAILFSLTGLVFSVIFSVLILWMEGKKVKEINRRSIFSFWLYLATWIPINVLCFIKPIDVWEPIEHTKSIKISQIAE, from the coding sequence ATGGTTTCACAGATCTTTGTTTTATTGTTTTTATTGGGGCTTCCATTTCTTATTTATGGGCTTTATTACCTGTTAATTGGTTTTTTCGGCTACGCGCGACATAACCACTATCAGAACTACCCTCCCCAAAACCGAATCGCTGCAGTTATTGCAGCACGTAATGAAGCGGCAGTAATTGGTAATCTGGTTGAGAGTCTAAAACACCAGAACTACCCAGATGCACTCATGGATATCTACGTAATCCCTAATAACTGTACCGATGATACTGAGGAAGTTGCCAGAGCACATGGCGCTAAGATCATGACCTGTACCTCTGAAGTTAAATCCAAAGGATCCGCCTTATCTCAGTTTTTTAAATACATTTTTTCCCGCCACGATCATTACGATGCTTTCTGCATTTTTGATGCTGATAATCTGGTCGATAAAAATTTCTTTTCTGCTATGAATAATGTACTTTGTTCCGGAGAGAAACTTGCTCAAGGCTATCGAGACAGCAAAAATCCTGATGATTCTTGGATTTCCGGCTGTCAGTCAGTATTCTATTGGACCCTGAACCGGTTTTTAAACCTGGCTCGCTATCGCTTAGGTTTATCTGCAACTTTAAATGGTACAGGTTTTATGGTATCTGCTGAGCTGCTAAAAAAAGAAGGCTTTGAGACTTTTACCCTAACAGAAGATATCGAGTTTACCACCCAGTGCATCCTGAAAGGTTATCGTGTGGCATGGGTACCAGAAGCTAAAACTTTTGACGAGCATCCCCTGCGGTTTGACCAGTCCTGGTCTCAAAGAAAAAGATGGTCCACTGGAACAATTCAATGCTTTGGGCTCTATTCCCAGGATCTGCTCCATACTTTTCTGGAAAAAAGAGACTTTTGTGCCCTGGATATGCTTTTATTTCTAATCGCACCTTTTATCCAGGTGTTGACCAGTATCTATACCATCTCATCCTTTATTATTATGATTATGCTTTATATTTCAACCGGCATCTGGTCTGATGCCCTAAACTTTGCGATTTTATTTTCCCTGACAGGGCTAGTATTCAGCGTAATATTCTCAGTGCTGATCCTGTGGATGGAAGGTAAAAAAGTCAAGGAAATCAACCGTCGTTCAATCTTTTCATTCTGGCTCTATCTGGCCACCTGGATCCCCATTAATGTCCTGTGTTTTATAAAACCTATCGACGTCTGGGAACCCATCGAACACACCAAAAGCATTAAAATATCCCAAATTGCGGAATAA
- a CDS encoding ABC transporter ATP-binding protein has translation MMPGEKPKDFKKAFKQLAAYLSVYKIRLFFVLIFAIASTVFTIVGPKILGNATTALFEGVMNMIADNGEGIDFDYIGRIILFLLGLYSVSAIFGYIQGLIMTKLSMQVTYNLRRDIFDKINRLPFKYFDKTSYGEVLSFLTNDIETVNQTLNQSITQIVTSVTSVIGILIMMLSISWQMTLVALLILPVSMIVIMSIVKKSQKHFSQQQTYLGHINGHVEEMYSGHQVIKAFNGEKDSFETFEEYNTTLFSSAWRAQFLSGLMMPMMMGIGNIGYVGISILGGYLAINGQLSVGDIQAFIQYVRQFTQPITQIANISNILQQTTAAAERVFTFLEEEEEVGESHTDFDLSQVNGNVTFDHIAFGYSPDKPVIKNFTTQVKEGQKIAIVGPTGAGKTTIVKLLMRFYDVDSGAILIDGHPIKDFARNDLRKLFGMVLQDTWLYNASIHDNIRYGKLDASDDAVERAAKAAQVDHFVHTLPDGYDMILNESASNVSQGQKQLLTIARAILADPKILILDEATSSVDTRTEVLIQKAMDNLMEGRTSFVIAHRLSTIKNADLILVMKDGDIIEQGNHEELLAQAGFYSNLYNSQFENADAYIEEEEITS, from the coding sequence ATGATGCCTGGAGAAAAGCCAAAAGATTTCAAAAAAGCTTTTAAACAGCTGGCTGCCTATCTATCTGTCTATAAAATCCGCCTTTTCTTTGTGCTGATTTTTGCTATTGCTTCGACCGTTTTTACCATCGTCGGCCCAAAAATTCTGGGGAATGCCACAACTGCACTCTTTGAAGGAGTCATGAATATGATCGCTGACAATGGCGAGGGAATCGACTTTGACTATATCGGAAGGATTATCCTGTTTTTGCTCGGCCTCTACTCGGTCTCAGCAATCTTTGGTTATATTCAGGGACTGATCATGACCAAACTGTCCATGCAGGTCACTTATAACCTGCGACGAGATATTTTTGATAAAATCAATCGCCTGCCCTTTAAGTATTTTGATAAAACCAGCTATGGTGAAGTCCTTTCATTTCTGACCAACGATATTGAAACCGTCAACCAGACCTTAAATCAGAGCATCACCCAGATTGTTACCTCGGTGACCAGTGTCATCGGAATTCTTATTATGATGCTTTCAATCAGCTGGCAAATGACTCTGGTTGCGCTCTTGATTTTACCGGTTTCAATGATCGTGATTATGTCGATTGTTAAAAAATCGCAAAAACATTTCAGCCAACAACAGACTTATCTGGGTCACATCAATGGCCATGTAGAAGAGATGTATAGTGGCCACCAGGTTATTAAGGCTTTTAATGGGGAAAAAGATTCTTTTGAAACCTTTGAAGAATATAACACGACCTTATTCAGCTCTGCCTGGAGAGCCCAGTTTCTATCTGGACTGATGATGCCAATGATGATGGGAATCGGAAACATCGGCTATGTCGGTATTTCTATCCTGGGTGGTTACCTGGCTATTAACGGACAATTATCGGTCGGTGACATTCAGGCCTTTATCCAATATGTCCGCCAGTTCACCCAACCGATTACCCAAATTGCCAATATTTCAAACATTCTCCAGCAAACAACAGCTGCAGCCGAACGTGTCTTTACTTTTCTTGAAGAAGAGGAAGAAGTGGGCGAATCACATACTGATTTTGATTTGAGTCAAGTAAATGGAAATGTAACCTTTGACCACATTGCCTTTGGTTACAGTCCCGACAAACCCGTTATTAAAAACTTTACAACGCAAGTTAAAGAGGGCCAAAAAATTGCCATCGTCGGGCCAACAGGCGCCGGCAAAACAACGATTGTCAAATTGCTGATGCGTTTTTACGATGTCGACTCTGGTGCAATCTTAATAGATGGCCATCCGATTAAAGACTTTGCCCGGAATGATTTGCGAAAGCTTTTCGGGATGGTTCTTCAGGATACATGGCTCTATAATGCCAGCATTCACGACAACATCCGTTACGGTAAACTGGATGCCAGCGATGACGCCGTCGAAAGAGCCGCTAAAGCCGCTCAGGTTGACCATTTCGTTCATACGCTGCCAGATGGTTATGATATGATTCTTAATGAATCAGCCAGCAATGTATCCCAGGGACAAAAACAGCTTTTAACTATTGCCCGGGCTATCCTTGCAGATCCAAAGATTCTAATCCTTGATGAAGCTACTTCTTCTGTAGATACACGAACTGAAGTGCTGATTCAAAAGGCTATGGATAATCTGATGGAAGGACGAACAAGTTTTGTCATTGCCCATCGCCTCTCAACTATTAAAAATGCTGATCTGATTCTGGTTATGAAGGATGGTGATATTATCGAGCAGGGTAATCATGAAGAGCTTCTTGCTCAAGCAGGTTTTTACTCCAACCTTTACAATTCACAATTCGAAAATGCAGATGCCTATATTGAGGAAGAAGAGATTACTTCATAA
- a CDS encoding ABC transporter ATP-binding protein, translating into MIKLARYLKPYVGVLILAIMLLFVQALSDLNLPNFMSDIVNVGIQQNGIEHAAPEAISEDGYTFMTTFMQEEDQDTVTNSYDLVTSDDSSQPDYEALLETYPELANQNIYVLNKDGQENIDNLDSIFGQATWTFIYFVRSLDTGLDASETNSDMSDIDFSEVYDMLPMLAMVPANSFDDARVQALDTPESIQIQTAIQFTKQFYAELGVDINWIQTSYILRIGGLMLLLSLLGICAAIAVGYLSARMAAGVSQALRRDLFKKVQSFSNKEFDHFSTASLITRNTNDITQIQTVLIMGIRMLCYAPIMAAGGIIMALRKTTSMGWVILVAIVLIVLLIGVVFIVAMPRFKIIQKLVDRLNLVTRENLTGLMVVRAFGNQEFEKERFKTVNTDTTNNNLFVNRVMVFMMPTMMFIMNSITLLVVWVGANQIAESTMQVGDMMAFMQYAMQIIMSFLMISMMFIMIPRASVSGDRVQEVLAMEPSIVDPTEPKTLPANKRPVLKFNHVSFRYEGADEDVLHDIDFVAQPGQTTAFIGSTGSGKSTLINLIPRFFDVTEGSVTIDDIDIREITQHDLRSHIGYVPQKGVLFSGSIATNLRYGDKNATDDDLNIAADVAQATGLLNQTPEGLYREISQGGSNVSGGQKQRLSIARALTRKPAIYIFDDSFSALDYKTDLALRKALKNYTGDSTVLIVAQRINTIMHAEQIIVLDEGRVCGKGTHQELLQTCECYREIASSQLSEEELSL; encoded by the coding sequence ATGATAAAACTGGCACGTTATTTAAAGCCCTATGTGGGTGTGCTGATTCTTGCCATTATGCTGCTTTTTGTTCAGGCTCTTTCTGATTTGAATTTGCCTAACTTTATGTCTGACATTGTCAATGTCGGCATCCAGCAAAACGGAATAGAACACGCCGCCCCGGAAGCCATCAGTGAAGATGGCTACACCTTTATGACCACCTTTATGCAGGAGGAAGATCAGGATACCGTCACTAATTCATATGATCTGGTCACATCTGATGATAGCAGTCAACCGGATTATGAAGCTCTGCTTGAAACCTATCCGGAGCTGGCCAATCAAAATATCTATGTCCTTAATAAAGACGGTCAGGAAAATATTGACAATCTGGATTCTATTTTTGGTCAAGCGACCTGGACCTTTATTTACTTTGTCCGCTCCCTCGATACCGGCCTGGATGCTTCTGAAACCAACAGTGATATGAGTGATATCGATTTTTCAGAAGTATACGACATGCTGCCCATGCTTGCCATGGTACCAGCCAATTCCTTTGATGATGCCAGAGTACAGGCACTGGATACTCCAGAATCGATCCAAATCCAGACAGCTATTCAATTTACCAAACAATTTTATGCAGAATTGGGTGTCGATATCAACTGGATTCAGACCTCTTATATTTTAAGAATCGGCGGACTGATGCTGCTCTTATCTTTGCTGGGTATTTGTGCCGCTATCGCTGTGGGCTATCTGTCAGCCAGAATGGCTGCCGGAGTTTCTCAGGCCCTGCGCCGTGATCTGTTTAAAAAGGTACAAAGCTTTTCAAACAAGGAATTCGATCACTTTTCAACCGCCTCTTTAATCACGCGTAATACCAATGATATTACGCAGATTCAAACGGTACTGATTATGGGTATCCGTATGCTTTGTTACGCCCCGATCATGGCTGCCGGCGGAATCATTATGGCTCTCAGAAAAACGACTTCTATGGGGTGGGTAATCCTGGTGGCAATTGTATTGATTGTCCTGTTAATCGGCGTCGTCTTTATTGTCGCTATGCCTCGATTTAAAATTATTCAGAAGCTGGTCGACCGCTTAAATCTGGTAACCCGCGAGAACCTCACCGGACTGATGGTTGTCAGGGCCTTCGGTAATCAGGAATTTGAAAAAGAACGTTTCAAAACAGTTAATACCGATACCACGAATAATAACCTTTTTGTCAATCGCGTCATGGTCTTCATGATGCCTACCATGATGTTTATCATGAACAGCATTACCCTGCTGGTAGTCTGGGTCGGCGCTAATCAAATCGCTGAGTCAACCATGCAGGTCGGAGATATGATGGCCTTTATGCAATATGCTATGCAGATTATCATGTCATTCTTAATGATTTCAATGATGTTTATCATGATCCCCAGAGCATCAGTTTCCGGCGATCGTGTTCAGGAAGTTTTGGCAATGGAACCCAGTATCGTTGATCCCACTGAGCCTAAAACGCTGCCTGCCAACAAACGTCCAGTTCTTAAATTCAATCACGTTTCTTTCCGTTATGAAGGGGCTGATGAAGATGTCCTCCATGATATCGATTTTGTGGCTCAGCCTGGCCAGACCACTGCTTTTATCGGTTCAACCGGTTCCGGTAAATCAACCCTGATCAACCTGATCCCCCGATTTTTCGATGTAACAGAAGGTTCTGTAACCATCGATGATATTGACATTCGGGAAATTACCCAGCACGATCTGCGCAGCCATATTGGCTACGTTCCACAGAAAGGGGTCTTATTTTCTGGCTCTATCGCAACCAATTTGCGCTATGGTGATAAAAATGCCACTGATGATGATTTAAATATTGCCGCTGATGTTGCTCAAGCCACCGGTCTTCTCAATCAGACTCCAGAAGGTTTATACCGAGAAATTTCTCAGGGTGGCAGTAATGTTTCCGGCGGTCAGAAACAAAGACTTTCAATTGCTCGAGCCTTAACCAGAAAACCTGCCATCTATATTTTCGATGACAGCTTCTCAGCTCTGGACTACAAGACAGATTTAGCTCTGAGAAAGGCTTTGAAAAATTATACTGGTGACAGTACAGTTTTAATCGTCGCCCAGCGGATCAACACCATCATGCATGCAGAACAGATTATCGTTCTGGATGAAGGAAGGGTCTGCGGTAAAGGAACCCATCAGGAACTGCTTCAAACCTGTGAGTGTTATCGGGAAATCGCGTCCTCACAATTATCAGAGGAGGAATTAAGTCTATGA